The stretch of DNA GAGTCGTGACGATGTTCGCGCACGACCTCGCGACCGCCGCCTACCTCACGCAGGCGGGCGCCCGCATGGGTTACGCCGACCCGGCGACGGTGAATCAGATGATCGACGCGATCGGTCACAACGCGGCGGGTGTGTTCAGCTCGTGGGCGTCGTTCGCGGCGTCGTACGCGATGGCGTCGACGATGCTCTACGGCGGCTACCCGGTCGACGAACCGTACACCGGTGCGGTGTCGGCGGTACGGCTGCTGCTGTCGGACCCGATGAGTCCGTGGACCAACATCGGCTTCCCGGGACAGCCGTGATCGACCGCCGCGCCGACAGCGGCATCGCACCGAGATTCGGTTCGACCGTCTATGCGGCGGCCACGTCGAAGATCGTCGTCGACCCGACCGGCCCGCTGTACGACGACCGGGCGCAGGCCCTCGCCCTCGACGCCGTGTCGGCGACCTCCGGAACCATCGCCTGGAACAGCCTGGTGATCCCCGGCATGTCGACATACGAGGTGCGAGTCAATCTGTCCCGCAACGGGATCGATAGCACCGGCGACTGGGTGTCGCACCTGGGTTCGTGTCTGGATCCGGACATGTTCGGCGATCTGGGATTCGTCCTCGACGTGCGGGCGGAGATGATGCGGCGCGAGGGCCGAGCCGTCTCCGTCGAGCACTGGCGCGCCGAACTCCACGAGTTCCTCGCCGCGAGCGGCCAGGACGACGACGCGCACGAGGCGGTCGATCGGATCTGCACCGCGGTGGACGAGGTCGACGGTTGGATCGCCGCGGCCGGCCTGCTCCCGGCGGGCACGGCGTTGCGCTCGGTGATCGGCGCCCAGTGCTCGCGGGCGGTGACCGCTCTCCGTTGGGGCGCCCAGTCCGGCTACGGCGACGCCGACGCCGTCCGCCAGGGGCTGTTCGCGGCCCGCGATCTCGCCGGTCGCCACTTCGCCGACTGGACCGAGTACGGTACGTCGGTCCTCGCCGGGTGGGCCTTGAGCGAGGCGCCCGAGAACCGTCGCGCCGCGTGGGACGCCGGTCTGCCCGCCCTCGCCACTCTCCTGACCGCCGTCGACAGTCCGTGGCGCAACCTCGACTTCCCGCTCACCGCAGACTTCACCGGTCTGCCCGACCTTCTCGGAGACGACTGATGGCACTGTTTCGGCGACGATCGACCGACGAGGAACGCGATTGGGGCACCAACGATCCCGAGAAACTCGCGGAGGTCATGGCCCGCGACTTCGCGTCGGCGCCGCTCCCCACCGATCCCGTCGGATACCTGTACGGCCCCATCGCGCAGGGACTGGCCATGTCCGGGCCGATGGCAGCGGCGAACAACGGCTGCTGGAATTCGCTGACCGACATCGGCGACCTCACCGTCACCGATGTGCGCGACATCCTCGACGGCACCTGGGGCATCACCGACGCCGACGACTGGATGGAACGGCTCAACGCACTCGTGTCCTCCGGATACGGAGACTGGATCGCCTACCACGCCGCCGACATCCGGCGGGACGCTCGGCGCGCCCGCGACGTGTCGACGCTCGACGATGCGACATGGGAACGTGAGCTGCGCGCCGAGGCCGCGCGGCTCGAGACGCAGGACGGATACGCCGACGCCCTCGTCGCGGCGATCCCCGGTATCCGCGCCGCCGAAGACACCCTCCGTCGCGGTCGGCTCCTCGCCGCCGACGAGGAGGTCGAGGCCCTCGACGCCTACGACTACGTGCGGGCGGGCAACATCGCCCGCTGGGGTGTCGCCGTCGGCTGGGGCGATCCGATCATCGTCCGGAACGTCGCTCTCGCCGTCCGGGACGCGGCGATCGAACATTACTCGTCGTGGCGGGACTTCGGCCTCGGGATGACCGCCGGACGGATCGTGACGTTCCCGGACACCTGGGGAAAGCGTGTGATCGACGGCGTCGAGCTGGTTCGTCCGTTCCTCGACTCGGTCCACTCACCGTGGAATCATCTGCCGTTCCCGACCGAACCGTTGGACTGACGGAGTCGCTCGACGCAGGTCGAGTACACCGGACGCACGCGAACCGCCGACCGTCAGCGCATCGACCGCTCCAGCGTCGGCCACGAGCGGTGCAGTTCGTCCTGCCAGTACGGCCAGGCGTGCGTGCCGACGTTCCGGAAGTGGAATGTCGCCGGAATCTTCAACTGCCGTAAGCGTTTCGACAGGGTGATCGTGCACTGGTTCGTGGCCGCCTCGATCACGGTTCCCAGCCCCATCTGATTGGCGTACGTGTAGAGGTCGCCGTCGATGCCGGGGCCGTCGAGCCGGTCGTGCGGTCCGGGCACCCCCGAACCGTTGCTGATGTAGAGCGTGGTGCCGCGCAGCTTGTCCGCGTGGACGACGGGATCGTTGGCACGCCACCCGGGCCCGTCTTCGGGTCCCCACATGTTCTCGACGTCGCCGCCACCGCGGGATTCGATGACGATCTTGATGTACAACTGACCGAACGGCGTGCTCGTCTCGGCGCAGCCGCTGTACGCGCCGACGCCGCGATAGAGACCGGGTGCGTTCTCGGCCAGGCTCAGCACCGATGTCCCCGCCATCGAGATCCCGGCGATCGCGTTGACACCGTTCGTGCCCAGTCGCGCATCGACCACCGGCGGCAGCTCCTTGGTCAGGAAGGTGGTCCACTTGTTGCGGCCGAGGACGGGATCGTCCTTGCGCCAGTCGGTGTAATAGCTGAAGGCGCCCTCCATGGGCACGACGACGTTGACGTTCTTGTCGGCGAAGAAGTCGACGACGTCGGTCCGGTCGAACCAGTTGGCCGCGTCTTCGCCGCCGCCGGCTCCGTTGAGGAGATACAGGGTGGGGCGCGGCGCGCTCGTGTCCGCGGGACGGAGCACGCGCAGCGGGATCGCCCGCCCCATCGATGCCGACCACACGGTCATATCCGTCACGTGTTCGGATGATTTCGCGTGCGCGGGAGCGACGGCGAATCCGCCGACCACCAGCAGCATCACGGTCAGAACCACGACGACACTTCGTACTCTGTGCACCGGCCTACGGCCTCTCTTCGAATGGACGGTTACTCTCGGGAACGCAATCGTGGTGCGACCGTGTACCAGACGGTCGCACCACGATTGTCTCGATGCTCGGGTCAGAGCGATCCGGTGATGAGCGACGGGATGATCGCCAGTCCGAGTTGGACCAGTTGGCTGATCATGTCGATGAATCCGCTGAGCACAGTCGTCTCCTTTCCTCAGTTCGGTGCGAGCAGGGTGGGTCTACGGGCTTCTCAGATGAAGAAGTCCCAGAACTGTCCCATGATGTTGAAGAAGAAGGTGATCACATCGGTGACCGTTGTACTGCCCATGAACTTTCGCCTCTCTTACGCGTCCCGACCGACGGCCGCCTGATTCGTGCGGCCGACGTCGATTCTGGAACGAGAGCATGTCGCGCATCACACGAAGAGGAACTTCGTTACGCCGGTGAGACCGAGTGAAGTCATTTGCGCCGATCATCCGAACGAATGGCACGCGTTCGCATGAACAATTGACAGTTGATCGATCGACAGACTCGGACCGCACCCGGACGCGCCGAAGGCCGGCCACCCCCTTGGGGTGACCGGCCTTCGGTCGAGATCTGCGATCTGGCGCAGGTGTTCCGATCCCGGTGGGATCAGAAGCCCATGCCGCCCATCTCGTCGCCGCCCGGCATGGCCGGCACAGCGTTCTTCTCGGGCTTGTCGGCGACGACGGCCTCGGTGGTGAGGAACAGAGCCGCGATCGAGGCTGCGTTCTGCAGCGCCGAGCGGGTGACCTTCACCGGGTCGTTGATGCCTGCGGCGAGCAGGTCCTCGTACTCGTTGGTGCCGGCGTTGAGGCCGGTGCCCAGCGGCGAGTTGCGGACCTTGTCGGCGACGACGCCCGGCTCCAGGCCTGCGTTGACGGCGATCTGCTTGGCCGGAGCCGACAGCGCGACCTTGACGATGTTCGCACCGGTGGCCTCGTCGCCCTCGAGCGACAGACCGTCGATGGCGGCCTCGGACTGCAGCAGTGCAGCGCCACCACCGGCGACGATGCCCTCTTCGACGGCGGCCTTCGCGTTGCGGACGGCGTCCTCGATACGGTGCTTGCGCTCCTTGAGCTCCACCTCGGTGGCAGCGCCGGCCTTGATG from Gordonia humi encodes:
- a CDS encoding DUF1266 domain-containing protein, producing MALFRRRSTDEERDWGTNDPEKLAEVMARDFASAPLPTDPVGYLYGPIAQGLAMSGPMAAANNGCWNSLTDIGDLTVTDVRDILDGTWGITDADDWMERLNALVSSGYGDWIAYHAADIRRDARRARDVSTLDDATWERELRAEAARLETQDGYADALVAAIPGIRAAEDTLRRGRLLAADEEVEALDAYDYVRAGNIARWGVAVGWGDPIIVRNVALAVRDAAIEHYSSWRDFGLGMTAGRIVTFPDTWGKRVIDGVELVRPFLDSVHSPWNHLPFPTEPLD
- a CDS encoding DUF1266 domain-containing protein, translating into MIDRRADSGIAPRFGSTVYAAATSKIVVDPTGPLYDDRAQALALDAVSATSGTIAWNSLVIPGMSTYEVRVNLSRNGIDSTGDWVSHLGSCLDPDMFGDLGFVLDVRAEMMRREGRAVSVEHWRAELHEFLAASGQDDDAHEAVDRICTAVDEVDGWIAAAGLLPAGTALRSVIGAQCSRAVTALRWGAQSGYGDADAVRQGLFAARDLAGRHFADWTEYGTSVLAGWALSEAPENRRAAWDAGLPALATLLTAVDSPWRNLDFPLTADFTGLPDLLGDD
- a CDS encoding alpha/beta hydrolase — its product is MLLVVGGFAVAPAHAKSSEHVTDMTVWSASMGRAIPLRVLRPADTSAPRPTLYLLNGAGGGEDAANWFDRTDVVDFFADKNVNVVVPMEGAFSYYTDWRKDDPVLGRNKWTTFLTKELPPVVDARLGTNGVNAIAGISMAGTSVLSLAENAPGLYRGVGAYSGCAETSTPFGQLYIKIVIESRGGGDVENMWGPEDGPGWRANDPVVHADKLRGTTLYISNGSGVPGPHDRLDGPGIDGDLYTYANQMGLGTVIEAATNQCTITLSKRLRQLKIPATFHFRNVGTHAWPYWQDELHRSWPTLERSMR